A genomic region of Salvelinus namaycush isolate Seneca chromosome 7, SaNama_1.0, whole genome shotgun sequence contains the following coding sequences:
- the LOC120051566 gene encoding gastrula zinc finger protein XlCGF7.1-like, with translation HIETFSTSGEQQQEDHSAKRSHHCPHCEEIFPILSKLEIHLKIHTGENLYSCTDCGKSFTTSQALTVHLRVHTGEKPYSCSDCGESFSQQSSLKTHQRIHTGEKPYSCSDCGKSFSVSSNLKTHLKIHTGEKPYFCSDCGASFSQQSHLQTHQHIHTGEKHYFCSDCGKCFTTSAELRVHQRTHTGEKPYCCSDCGKSFSQQVHLKCHQRIHTGEKPYSCPDCGKSFTRLDILKCHQRIHTGDKPYSCSDCGKSFSQQGNLKIHQRIHKGEKPYSCSDCGKCFTTSTELKSHQRTHTGEKPYYCSDCGKSFSRLATLKTHQCIHKGENSHHFSQTS, from the coding sequence gcccacattgtgaggaGATTTTCCCAATTCTATCAAAACTAGaaatacacctaaaaatacacacaggagagaatctctattcctgcactgactgtgggaagagtttcacaaCATCACAGGCTCTGACAGTTCATCTGCGAGTCCACACTGGAGAAaaaccttactcctgctctgactgtggggagagtttctctcaacagagcagcttaaaaacacaccaacgtatacacacaggagagaagccttactcctgctctgactgtgggaaaagttTCTCCGTATCAAGCAACTTAAAAACACACCTAAAAATACACACcggggagaagccttacttctgctctgactgtggggcgagtttctctcaacAGAGCCACTTACAAACCCACCAacatatacatacaggagagaagcattacttctgctctgactgcggaaaatgcttcacaacatcagctGAGTTAagagttcatcagagaacacacacaggagagaagccttactgctgctctgactgtgggaagagtttctctcaacaGGTTCACTTAAAATGTCaccagcgaatacacacaggagagaagccttactcctgccctgactgtggaaagagtttcaccCGATTGGATATATTAAAATGTCACCAGCGAATACATACAGGAGataagccttactcctgctctgactgtgggaagagtttctcccaACAGGGCAACTTAAAAATACACCAACGTATACataaaggagagaagccttattcctgttctgactgtggaaaatgcttcacaacatcaactgagctaaaatctcatcagagaacacacacaggagagaagccttactactgctctgactgtgggaagagtttctcccgATTGGCTACCTTAAAAACACATCAATGTATACATAAAGGAGAGAATTCACATCACTTCTCTCAGACCAGCTAA